In a genomic window of Acidilobus saccharovorans 345-15:
- a CDS encoding inositol-3-phosphate synthase, with translation MIRTVLIGAGSGASYFLAGLEKLKAREIQPVGIPLVNYMKAHRPEDIDVVAVYDVDNSKVGRDMYSIASKLSPFSSVPRTLKDIVVSRGLHCGSLRGLDVDASGLEDALGSPQQALEEFISELVKLKPDVIVNVITTEPMRFVESEGEFVKLASTCSAGATLAYAYAASEYSLRTGNPVAFINLTPPAAANSPGVVSRFERAGALVLGDDAATGATPLTADLLEHMAERGRRVLSVAQFNIGGNTDFLSLTEPERNHSKEVTKSSMVADILGYDAPHYIRPTGYLEPLGDRKFVAMHIEYESFGGFRDEVIVNARINDKSNLAGLMASIVPVAKSLLERGVHGSYATVNRFYMKMPGPRGTKNISKIVAYQDLLKELKKLDII, from the coding sequence GTGATAAGGACTGTGCTAATAGGCGCCGGCAGCGGCGCCTCATACTTCCTCGCTGGCCTTGAGAAGCTGAAGGCAAGGGAGATACAGCCCGTGGGCATACCCCTCGTGAACTACATGAAGGCCCACAGGCCGGAGGACATAGACGTCGTCGCAGTGTATGACGTTGACAACTCAAAGGTTGGCAGGGACATGTACTCAATAGCTTCTAAGCTCTCGCCGTTCAGCTCGGTGCCCAGGACCCTGAAGGACATAGTTGTGAGCAGGGGCCTCCACTGCGGCAGCCTCAGGGGGCTTGATGTAGATGCCTCAGGCCTTGAGGACGCGCTGGGCAGCCCCCAGCAGGCCCTGGAGGAGTTCATCTCTGAGCTCGTGAAGCTTAAGCCTGACGTCATCGTTAACGTGATAACCACGGAGCCCATGAGGTTTGTCGAGAGCGAGGGCGAGTTCGTCAAGTTGGCCTCCACGTGCTCAGCGGGGGCCACGCTGGCGTACGCCTACGCCGCGAGCGAGTACTCGCTGAGGACAGGGAACCCCGTGGCCTTCATCAACCTGACGCCCCCCGCCGCCGCCAACAGCCCAGGCGTCGTGAGCCGCTTCGAGAGGGCTGGGGCCCTGGTCTTAGGTGATGATGCCGCCACAGGCGCGACGCCGCTGACCGCCGACCTGCTCGAGCACATGGCTGAGAGGGGCCGCAGGGTGCTGTCGGTGGCGCAGTTCAACATAGGCGGCAACACGGACTTCCTCAGCCTCACAGAGCCAGAGAGGAACCACTCCAAGGAGGTCACCAAGAGCAGCATGGTTGCCGACATACTCGGCTACGACGCACCCCACTACATAAGGCCCACGGGCTACCTCGAGCCCCTGGGCGACAGGAAGTTCGTCGCCATGCACATAGAGTACGAGTCCTTCGGAGGGTTCAGGGACGAGGTGATAGTCAACGCCAGGATAAACGACAAGTCGAACCTGGCCGGCCTCATGGCGTCGATCGTACCGGTAGCCAAGTCGCTGCTGGAGAGGGGGGTCCACGGGAGCTACGCCACTGTTAACAGGTTCTACATGAAGATGCCAGGGCCCCGGGGCACCAAGAACATAAGCAAGATAGTCGCCTACCAGGACCTGCTCAAGGAG
- a CDS encoding U6 snRNA-associated Sm-like protein LSm6 codes for MAASQEKRVVNPLRYLRDAVDSQIYVKLKDGTEYVGQLLVTDSTMNLVLDNSVEVKDGKQIVARLGKILIRGSMVQYVSFNPELAAPDVVSK; via the coding sequence GTGGCCGCGAGCCAAGAGAAGAGGGTCGTCAACCCGCTGAGGTACCTGAGGGATGCGGTTGACAGCCAGATATACGTTAAGCTGAAGGACGGCACCGAGTACGTGGGCCAGCTCTTAGTCACTGACTCAACTATGAACCTAGTGCTTGACAACTCCGTGGAGGTCAAGGACGGGAAGCAGATAGTCGCCAGGCTGGGCAAGATACTGATAAGGGGGAGCATGGTACAGTACGTCAGCTTCAACCCGGAGCTGGCGGCCCCCGACGTGGTCTCCAAGTGA
- a CDS encoding fumarylacetoacetate hydrolase family protein yields MRLASVLVGGAPRLALVEGGQVYLALLNGSQVDPAEFFRDPVKLVGKLERGEPVQGLDRPLEPPVPQPSKIIGIGKNYAAHAREMGSVERPVFFMKAPSALTGHLHSIEVPEFIQKPDYEGEVVIVIGRAVKHAGRREAQEAILGYMAGNDVTARELQYDERLPWCLSKSLDTFSPTGPYVKVLEDYSELQGSCVETYINGERVQHGCADEMTYDFADIVVELSKYMKLYPGDLIFTGTPPGVGHPRGRYLKDGDRVEIVVRGLDPLVNVVARPPGPRSS; encoded by the coding sequence TTGAGGCTTGCCTCCGTGCTTGTAGGGGGAGCCCCTCGGCTGGCGCTGGTCGAGGGGGGCCAGGTCTACCTGGCTCTGCTCAACGGCTCACAGGTGGACCCGGCGGAGTTCTTCAGGGACCCGGTTAAGCTCGTGGGGAAGCTGGAGAGGGGGGAGCCCGTCCAGGGGCTCGACAGGCCGCTTGAGCCCCCGGTGCCCCAGCCCTCAAAGATAATTGGCATAGGCAAGAACTACGCGGCCCACGCCAGGGAGATGGGGTCCGTGGAGAGGCCGGTGTTCTTCATGAAGGCCCCAAGCGCCCTGACGGGGCACCTCCACAGCATTGAGGTGCCTGAGTTCATACAGAAGCCGGACTACGAGGGCGAGGTAGTGATAGTCATTGGCAGGGCAGTGAAGCACGCTGGCAGGAGGGAGGCCCAGGAGGCCATACTCGGCTACATGGCTGGGAACGACGTGACCGCCAGGGAGCTCCAGTACGACGAGAGGCTCCCCTGGTGCCTCTCAAAGAGCCTGGACACTTTCTCGCCGACGGGGCCCTACGTCAAGGTCCTCGAGGACTACTCCGAGCTGCAGGGCTCGTGCGTGGAGACCTATATAAATGGCGAGAGGGTCCAGCACGGCTGCGCCGATGAGATGACATACGACTTTGCCGATATAGTGGTTGAGCTCTCGAAGTACATGAAGCTCTACCCCGGGGACCTGATATTCACTGGGACCCCGCCGGGCGTTGGACACCCGAGGGGGAGGTACCTTAAGGACGGCGACAGGGTTGAAATAGTGGTCAGGGGCCTCGACCCCCTGGTTAACGTCGTGGCCAGGCCCCCGGGGCCAAGGAGCTCATAG
- a CDS encoding aldo/keto reductase yields MEYTEFGSTKEKVPRIGLGAWQFSDAWGVTDYQKAKAAIAKALELGMNLIDTAMVYGNGMSEKFIGDAIRELGVPRSEVFIVTKIPGHFLSYDDVFRAVDGSLRRLQTSFIDALEAHWPPAWHNIPTCEYARAFERLVEMGKVRYIGLSNYPVALIEEFRYCLSRHDVEVLELRYNIVERQAEQQHIPYAEANSMTVLAWSPLAQAAILGKYTLEDVTKFNDVRRNNPLFRPENYSQILQLVEELKEVAKKYDKTLSQVALNFLLRASSAVLPIPGAKSPEQVEENAGATGWALSYEDWRRLDEASKRLRISYVDIL; encoded by the coding sequence TTGGAGTACACGGAGTTCGGGTCAACCAAGGAGAAGGTGCCCAGGATAGGGCTTGGAGCCTGGCAGTTCAGCGACGCCTGGGGGGTCACGGACTACCAGAAGGCAAAGGCTGCAATAGCCAAGGCCCTGGAGCTTGGCATGAACTTGATAGACACGGCCATGGTGTACGGCAACGGCATGAGCGAGAAGTTCATAGGGGACGCCATAAGGGAGCTTGGGGTCCCGAGGAGCGAGGTCTTCATAGTAACTAAGATACCTGGCCACTTCCTAAGCTATGACGACGTATTCAGGGCGGTCGACGGGAGCCTGAGGAGGCTCCAGACCAGCTTCATAGACGCCCTTGAGGCCCACTGGCCGCCGGCGTGGCACAACATACCCACGTGCGAGTACGCCAGGGCCTTTGAGAGGCTAGTAGAGATGGGCAAGGTCAGGTACATAGGGCTGAGCAACTACCCTGTGGCGCTGATAGAGGAGTTCAGGTACTGCCTGAGCAGGCACGACGTGGAGGTGCTGGAGCTGAGGTACAACATAGTTGAGAGGCAGGCGGAGCAGCAGCACATACCGTATGCCGAGGCTAACAGCATGACCGTGCTCGCCTGGAGCCCGCTGGCCCAGGCCGCCATACTGGGTAAGTACACGCTTGAGGACGTAACTAAGTTCAATGACGTCAGGAGGAACAACCCGCTGTTCAGGCCCGAGAACTACTCGCAGATACTCCAGCTCGTTGAGGAGCTAAAGGAGGTTGCAAAGAAGTACGACAAGACTCTGTCACAGGTGGCCCTCAACTTCCTGCTCAGGGCCAGCAGCGCCGTGCTCCCGATACCCGGGGCCAAGTCGCCTGAGCAGGTCGAGGAGAACGCTGGGGCCACGGGCTGGGCCCTCTCGTATGAGGACTGGAGGCGCCTGGACGAGGCGAGCAAGAGGCTCAGGATATCATACGTTGACATACTATGA
- the gcvT gene encoding glycine cleavage system aminomethyltransferase GcvT, with protein sequence MSLALRTVQLSSLHEGLGASFGEFAGWSVPMVYTSTMEEHMAVRTDVGIFDISHMGRLRLTGPDAAELLEIVFTKKVSATKEGFMSGPTLALTELARVIDDEMWYRVSDNEWLAVPNAAVTERMKSHLQQAASSRGLKVSLEDLTSTYAMLAIQGPRSPEVMERMGLKEAGSLKPLQFLLNVGLGDARAFLVSRSGWTGEDGFEVWAAPGDAERIYRKALELGAKPVGIAARDTLRIEMGFVLGGNEYGEDPLKFPCALSLRYGLGAIDWGKRGFIGEEALRACRREGLRWVRVGFEMKKSSARFIPRNGYKVMVDDVEVGWVTSGTFSPVLQRGVGQGYLDVRYAVFGETVTIVDERGRSGEAKIVDFPLIRR encoded by the coding sequence GTGAGCTTGGCCCTCAGGACGGTTCAGCTCTCCTCCCTTCATGAAGGCCTAGGGGCGTCCTTCGGCGAGTTCGCCGGCTGGAGCGTCCCCATGGTTTACACCTCAACCATGGAGGAGCACATGGCCGTCAGGACCGACGTGGGCATATTTGACATAAGCCACATGGGGAGGCTGAGGCTCACGGGCCCCGACGCAGCGGAGCTCCTTGAGATCGTGTTTACCAAGAAGGTCTCTGCAACTAAGGAGGGCTTCATGAGCGGCCCCACACTCGCCCTCACGGAGCTGGCCAGGGTGATCGACGACGAGATGTGGTACAGGGTCTCTGACAACGAGTGGCTTGCCGTGCCAAACGCCGCCGTCACCGAGAGGATGAAGTCGCACCTGCAGCAGGCGGCGTCCTCCAGGGGGCTTAAGGTGAGCCTCGAGGACCTGACCTCGACGTATGCCATGCTGGCCATACAGGGCCCGAGGAGCCCCGAGGTAATGGAGAGGATGGGCCTCAAGGAGGCGGGCTCCCTGAAGCCCCTTCAGTTCCTCCTCAACGTTGGCCTGGGCGACGCCAGGGCCTTCCTCGTGAGCAGGAGCGGCTGGACCGGCGAGGACGGCTTCGAGGTGTGGGCCGCCCCAGGCGACGCCGAGAGGATATACAGGAAGGCCCTTGAGCTGGGGGCTAAGCCGGTGGGCATAGCGGCGAGGGACACCCTCAGGATAGAGATGGGCTTCGTGCTCGGAGGCAACGAGTACGGCGAGGACCCCCTCAAGTTCCCCTGCGCCCTGAGCCTAAGGTATGGCCTGGGGGCCATAGACTGGGGCAAGAGGGGCTTCATAGGTGAGGAGGCGCTCAGGGCGTGCAGGAGGGAGGGGCTGAGGTGGGTCAGGGTCGGGTTTGAGATGAAGAAGTCCTCCGCCAGGTTCATACCGAGGAACGGCTACAAGGTGATGGTTGACGACGTCGAGGTCGGCTGGGTGACGAGCGGCACCTTCAGCCCCGTGCTGCAGAGGGGCGTCGGGCAGGGCTACCTTGACGTGAGGTACGCCGTCTTCGGGGAGACGGTAACTATAGTGGACGAGAGGGGCAGGTCAGGGGAGGCCAAGATAGTTGACTTCCCGCTGATAAGGAGGTAG
- a CDS encoding amidohydrolase, translated as MRATAFYGRIYVSFRPPRAVDSLLAVNGRVVLEGDRGRVERACRELECEEVDIDRGVGLPGFIDAHMHLSGLAIQDSGVDLRGVDSLDELRRRVKEFLERHPNVTAVLGRGWDESRLRERRPPTSADIDDVAGDRPVMLIRVCGHAAVLSSSAMRRVDLRGLEDYIDIGPDGRPSGLVREGAVIRALRQLEPPPEEYMTYVAEEARRLALQGVTTVGFMNVPLKLMAGLTSQPLPLRLRLYLDADSVGLLESLGVAGGFGNDLVRVMGLKAFADGSLGARTAYLSEPYSDDPGNRGRPLLGPEELRSLLARASRLRLQVAVHAIGDAALDVVLRGSEGLRGWLRVEHASLVRDDQLPALSGLRVAVQPMFEVDDLPWIHKRLGQRVRWAYRFKSMISAGAVVGLSTDAPVEPADPWTTLSAAVNGVEGVGERLSVAEALDAYTRGSAEVLMDRDVGSLEVGKMADLIIASGDPLEVEPGELGKLRTLATYLGGSGVQ; from the coding sequence TTGAGGGCCACGGCCTTCTACGGCAGGATATACGTCTCCTTCAGGCCGCCCAGGGCAGTCGACTCCCTGCTGGCCGTGAACGGCAGGGTGGTGCTGGAGGGCGACCGGGGCAGGGTTGAGAGGGCCTGCAGGGAGCTTGAGTGCGAGGAGGTGGACATAGACAGGGGCGTGGGGCTGCCGGGCTTCATAGACGCCCACATGCACCTCAGCGGCCTGGCAATACAGGACAGCGGCGTCGACCTCAGGGGAGTTGACAGCCTGGACGAGCTGAGGCGCAGGGTCAAGGAGTTCCTCGAGAGGCACCCCAACGTCACAGCTGTGCTGGGCAGGGGCTGGGACGAGTCAAGGCTCAGGGAGAGGAGGCCTCCCACCTCGGCCGACATAGACGACGTAGCGGGCGACAGGCCCGTGATGTTGATAAGGGTCTGCGGCCACGCCGCCGTGCTGAGCTCCTCGGCCATGAGAAGGGTTGACCTGAGGGGGCTCGAGGACTACATAGACATAGGCCCGGACGGCAGGCCAAGCGGCCTGGTCAGGGAGGGGGCCGTGATAAGGGCGCTCAGGCAGCTCGAGCCGCCGCCCGAGGAGTACATGACCTACGTCGCCGAGGAGGCCAGGAGGCTGGCCCTGCAGGGGGTGACCACCGTAGGCTTCATGAACGTGCCGCTTAAGCTCATGGCCGGCCTGACCTCGCAGCCCCTGCCCCTCAGGCTCAGGCTCTACCTTGACGCCGACAGCGTTGGCCTCCTTGAGTCCCTTGGCGTGGCTGGCGGCTTCGGAAACGACCTGGTCAGGGTGATGGGGCTCAAGGCGTTCGCCGACGGCTCCCTCGGCGCCAGGACGGCTTACCTGAGCGAGCCCTACTCGGACGACCCTGGGAACAGGGGGAGGCCGCTGCTCGGCCCCGAGGAGCTCAGGTCCCTGCTGGCCAGGGCCTCAAGGCTTAGGCTGCAGGTGGCTGTGCACGCCATAGGTGACGCGGCCCTCGACGTGGTCCTAAGGGGCTCCGAGGGCCTGCGCGGGTGGCTGAGGGTGGAGCACGCCTCACTCGTGAGGGACGACCAGCTCCCGGCTCTCTCGGGCCTCCGGGTGGCGGTGCAGCCCATGTTTGAGGTTGACGACTTGCCGTGGATACACAAGAGGCTGGGCCAGAGGGTCAGGTGGGCCTACAGGTTCAAGTCCATGATTTCAGCGGGCGCCGTGGTGGGGCTCTCCACTGACGCCCCAGTGGAGCCCGCCGACCCGTGGACGACGCTCTCGGCCGCCGTGAACGGCGTTGAGGGCGTGGGGGAGAGGCTGAGCGTGGCTGAGGCCCTAGACGCCTACACCAGGGGCTCCGCCGAGGTCCTCATGGACAGGGACGTGGGCAGCCTTGAGGTAGGCAAGATGGCAGATCTCATTATAGCCTCAGGGGACCCCCTGGAGGTCGAGCCCGGGGAGCTGGGCAAGCTGAGGACGCTGGCCACTTACCTTGGGGGCTCAGGGGTTCAGTAA